The Neomonachus schauinslandi chromosome 11, ASM220157v2, whole genome shotgun sequence genome contains a region encoding:
- the MAP3K11 gene encoding mitogen-activated protein kinase kinase kinase 11 isoform X1, which produces MEPLKNLFLKSPLGSWNGSGGGGGGGSGGGWPEGSPKTAAYANPVWTALFDYEPNGQDELALRKGDRVEVLSRDAAISGDEGWWAGQVGGQVGIFPSNYVSRGGGPPPCEVASFQELRLEEVIGIGGFGKVYRGSWRGELVAVKAARQDPDEDISVTAESVRQEARLFAMLAHPNIIALKAVCLEEPNLCLVMEYAAGGPLSRALAGRRVPPHVLVNWAVQIARGMHYLHCEALVPVIHRDLKSNNILLLQPIEGDDMDHKTLKITDFGLAREWHKTTQMSAAGTYAWMAPEVIKASTFSKGSDVWSFGVLLWELLTGEVPYRGIDCLAVAYGVAVNKLTLPIPSTCPEPFAQLMADCWAQDPHRRPDFASILQQLEALEAQVLREMPRDSFHSMQEGWKREIQGLFDELRAKEKELLSREEELTRAAREQRSQAEQLRRREHLLAQWELEVFERELTLLLQQVDRERPHVRRRRGTFKRSKLRARDGGERISMPLDFKHRITVQASPGLDRRRNVFEVGAGDSPTFPRFRAIQLEPAEPGQTWGRQSPRRLEDSSNGERRACWAWGPSSPKPGEAQNGRRRSRLDEATWYLDSDDSSSLGSPSTPPMLNDARRPRLPAEPGRPRPAHPCAPAAGAGGPRGPAVRQEPPAQGGEAWKHCLTPTRDITLRSWHPRHPTLTAPRPHQPTPALTPSQPHRPVELRISWATAFAFVLATAGAPPGTLDLVPRLGPLLGLSTHQPLPGGPSGLQGTDQRHRCPGPVGARGRALSGPGRSPVLQLPQRTHSIHWNRSRASLELPGFPQGPHPLWGSGTLHCTGSLHTGWGAYSPHTPATCGSPDLPAPLGPNTVPSWLGGPEPVSGNCPQGWCRKEGKCRGEGPASAVTSTLDQALLLWPLPQGLVPGPPHPHPGGHLGPELSGAFLLPRPGLGLQPRDPMKPNKLPKLSPQA; this is translated from the exons ATGGAGCCCTTGAAGAACCTCTTTCTCAAGAGCCCGCTGGGGTCATGGAATGGCAGTGgcggtgggggcggtgggggcagCGGCGGAGGCTGGCCAGAGGGGTCCCCGAAGACAGCGGCTTATGCCAACCCGGTGTGGACAGCCCTGTTTGACTACGAGCCCAATGGGCAGGACGAACTGGCCCTGAGGAAGGGCGACCGTGTGGAGGTGCTGTCCCGGGATGCAGCTATCTCAGGCGATGAGGGCTGGTGGGCGGGCCAGGTGGGCGGCCAGGTGGGCATCTTTCCATCCAACTATGTGTCTCGGGGCGGTGGCCCGCCCCCCTGCGAGGTGGCTAGCTTCCAAGAGCTGCGGCTGGAGGAGGTGATCGGCATCGGTGGCTTCGGCAAGGTCTATCGCGGCAGCTGGCGAGGTGAGCTGGTGGCTGTGAAGGCAGCTCGCCAGGACCCTGATGAGGACATCAGTGTGACAGCTGAGAGCGTGCGCCAAGAGGCCCGGCTTTTCGCCATGCTGGCACACCCCAACATCATTGCCCTCAAAGCCGTGTGCCTGGAGGAGCCCAACCTGTGCTTGGTGATGGAGTACGCGGCCGGTGGGCCCCTCAGCCGTGCCCTGGCTGGGCGGCGTGTGCCCCCCCACGTGCTGGTCAACTGGGCTGTGCAAATTGCCCGCGGGATGCATTACCTGCACTGTGAGGCCCTGGTGCCCGTCATCCACCGAGACCTCAAGTCCAACAACA ttctGCTGCTGCAGCCCATTGAAGGCGATGACATGGACCACAAGACCTTGAAGATCACTGACTTCGGCCTGGCCCGCGAGTGGCACAAAACCACACAAATGAGTGCTGCAGGCACCTACGCCTGGATGGCTCCTGAGGTTATCAAGGCCTCCACCTTCTCTAAGGGCAGCGATGTCTGGAG TTTTGGGGTGCTGCTGTGGGAGTTGCTGACTGGGGAGGTGCCCTACCGTGGTATCGACTGCCTTGCTGTAGCCTATGGAGTAGCTGTGAACAAGCTCACGCTGCCCATCCCATCCACCTGCCCTGAGCCCTTCGCACAGCTCATGGCAG ACTGCTGGGCGCAGGACCCCCACCGCAGGCCCGACTTTGCCTCCATCCTGCAGCAGCTGGAGGCGCTAGAGGCGCAAGTCCTGCGGGAAATGCCGCGGGACTCCTTCCATTCCATGCAGGAAGGCTGGAAGCGCGAGATCCAAGGCCTCTTCGACGAGCTGCGGGCCAAGGAAAAG GAACTTCTGAGCCGCGAGGAGGAGCTGACCCGCGCGGCGCGTGAGCAGCGGTCACAGGCGGAGCAGCTGCGGCGGCGCGAGCACCTTCTGGCTCAGTGGGAGCTGGAGGTGTTCGAGCGCGAGCTAACGCTGCTACTGCAGCAGGTGGACCGCGAGCGGCCGCACGTCCGCCGCCGCCGCGGCACGTTCAAGCGCAGCAAGCTCCGCGCGCGGGACGGCGGCGAGCGCATCAGCATGCCCCTCG acttcaAACACCGCATCACTGTGCAGGCCTCACCTGGCCTGGACCGGAGGAGAAACGTCTTCGAGGTCGGAGCTGGGGATTCGCCCACCTTCCCCCGGTTCCGGGCGATCCAGT TGGAGCCTGCAGAACCAGGCCAGACATGGGGCCGCCAGTCACCCCGACGTCTGGAGGACTCAAGCAATGGAGAGCGGCGAGCATGCTGGGCCTGGGGTCCCAGTTCCCCCAAGCCTGGGGAAGCCCAGAATGGGAG gagaAGGTCCCGCTTGGACGAAGCCACGTGGTACCTGGATTCAGATGACTCATCCTCCTTGGGATCTCCTTCCACACCCCCAATGCTCAATG ACGCCCGACGGCCGcgcctccccgctgagcccggaCGCCCCCGGCCCGCCCACCCCTGCGCCCCTGCTGCTGGAGCTGGGGGTCCCCGTGGGCCAGCTGTCCGCCAAGAGCCCCCGGCGCAAGGAGGAGAGGCGTG GAAGCACTGTCTCACCCCCACCCGGGATATCACGCTCCGCTCCTGgcaccccaggcaccccacgcTCACCGCCCCTAGGCCTCATCAGCCGACCCCGGCCCTCACCCCTTCGCAGCCGCATCGACCCGTGGAGCTTCGTATCAGCTGGGCCACGGCCTTCGCCTTTGTCCTCGCCACAGCCGGCGCCCCGCCGGGCACCCTGGACCTTGTTCCCAGACTCGGACCCCTTCTGGGACTCTCCACCCACCAACCCCTTCCGGGGGGGCCCTCAGGACTGCAGGGCACAGACCAAAGACATAGGTGCCCAGGCCCCGTGGGCGCCAGAGGCAGGGCCCTGAGTGGGCCGGGCCGCTCCCCCGTGCTCCAGCTGCCCCAGAGGACCCACAGTATACACTGGAACAGGAGCCGGGCAAGCCTGGAGCTGCCCGGTTTCCCCCAGGGACCCCACCCCCTTTGGGGGTCAGGAACACTACACTGCACAGGAAGCCTTCACACTGGATGGGGGGCCTACAGCCCCCACACACCTGCAACCTGTGGGTCCCCCGACTTACCTGCCCCATTGGGGCCCAACACTGTACCCAGCTGGTTGGGAGGACCAGAGCCTGTCTCAGGGAATTGCCCCCAGGGGTGgtgcaggaaggaggggaagtgcaggggagaggggccagcCTCAGCTGTCACCAGCACTTTGGACCAAGCCCTGCTACTgtggcccctgccccagggcttaGTGCctggacccccccacccccaccctgggggtCATCTGGGGCCAGAACTCTCTGGTGCCTTCCTGCTGCCCCGGCCAGGGTTGGGGCTTCAGCCTCGGGATCCAATGAAGCCAAATAAACTCCCCAAGCTGTCTCCCCAAGCATAG
- the MAP3K11 gene encoding mitogen-activated protein kinase kinase kinase 11 isoform X2, producing MEPLKNLFLKSPLGSWNGSGGGGGGGSGGGWPEGSPKTAAYANPVWTALFDYEPNGQDELALRKGDRVEVLSRDAAISGDEGWWAGQVGGQVGIFPSNYVSRGGGPPPCEVASFQELRLEEVIGIGGFGKVYRGSWRGELVAVKAARQDPDEDISVTAESVRQEARLFAMLAHPNIIALKAVCLEEPNLCLVMEYAAGGPLSRALAGRRVPPHVLVNWAVQIARGMHYLHCEALVPVIHRDLKSNNILLLQPIEGDDMDHKTLKITDFGLAREWHKTTQMSAAGTYAWMAPEVIKASTFSKGSDVWSFGVLLWELLTGEVPYRGIDCLAVAYGVAVNKLTLPIPSTCPEPFAQLMADCWAQDPHRRPDFASILQQLEALEAQVLREMPRDSFHSMQEGWKREIQGLFDELRAKEKELLSREEELTRAAREQRSQAEQLRRREHLLAQWELEVFERELTLLLQQVDRERPHVRRRRGTFKRSKLRARDGGERISMPLDFKHRITVQASPGLDRRRNVFEVGAGDSPTFPRFRAIQLEPAEPGQTWGRQSPRRLEDSSNGERRACWAWGPSSPKPGEAQNGRRRSRLDEATWYLDSDDSSSLGSPSTPPMLNGNPPRPSPEPEEPRRPGPAERGGGSGTPKLIQRALLRGTALLASLGLGRDLQPPPGGPGRERGGTPPPTPRALPATSPAEPPPSQLIRFSPKTPDGRASPLSPDAPGPPTPAPLLLELGVPVGQLSAKSPRRKEERRGSTVSPPPGISRSAPGTPGTPRSPPLGLISRPRPSPLRSRIDPWSFVSAGPRPSPLSSPQPAPRRAPWTLFPDSDPFWDSPPTNPFRGGPQDCRAQTKDIGAQAPWAPEAGP from the exons ATGGAGCCCTTGAAGAACCTCTTTCTCAAGAGCCCGCTGGGGTCATGGAATGGCAGTGgcggtgggggcggtgggggcagCGGCGGAGGCTGGCCAGAGGGGTCCCCGAAGACAGCGGCTTATGCCAACCCGGTGTGGACAGCCCTGTTTGACTACGAGCCCAATGGGCAGGACGAACTGGCCCTGAGGAAGGGCGACCGTGTGGAGGTGCTGTCCCGGGATGCAGCTATCTCAGGCGATGAGGGCTGGTGGGCGGGCCAGGTGGGCGGCCAGGTGGGCATCTTTCCATCCAACTATGTGTCTCGGGGCGGTGGCCCGCCCCCCTGCGAGGTGGCTAGCTTCCAAGAGCTGCGGCTGGAGGAGGTGATCGGCATCGGTGGCTTCGGCAAGGTCTATCGCGGCAGCTGGCGAGGTGAGCTGGTGGCTGTGAAGGCAGCTCGCCAGGACCCTGATGAGGACATCAGTGTGACAGCTGAGAGCGTGCGCCAAGAGGCCCGGCTTTTCGCCATGCTGGCACACCCCAACATCATTGCCCTCAAAGCCGTGTGCCTGGAGGAGCCCAACCTGTGCTTGGTGATGGAGTACGCGGCCGGTGGGCCCCTCAGCCGTGCCCTGGCTGGGCGGCGTGTGCCCCCCCACGTGCTGGTCAACTGGGCTGTGCAAATTGCCCGCGGGATGCATTACCTGCACTGTGAGGCCCTGGTGCCCGTCATCCACCGAGACCTCAAGTCCAACAACA ttctGCTGCTGCAGCCCATTGAAGGCGATGACATGGACCACAAGACCTTGAAGATCACTGACTTCGGCCTGGCCCGCGAGTGGCACAAAACCACACAAATGAGTGCTGCAGGCACCTACGCCTGGATGGCTCCTGAGGTTATCAAGGCCTCCACCTTCTCTAAGGGCAGCGATGTCTGGAG TTTTGGGGTGCTGCTGTGGGAGTTGCTGACTGGGGAGGTGCCCTACCGTGGTATCGACTGCCTTGCTGTAGCCTATGGAGTAGCTGTGAACAAGCTCACGCTGCCCATCCCATCCACCTGCCCTGAGCCCTTCGCACAGCTCATGGCAG ACTGCTGGGCGCAGGACCCCCACCGCAGGCCCGACTTTGCCTCCATCCTGCAGCAGCTGGAGGCGCTAGAGGCGCAAGTCCTGCGGGAAATGCCGCGGGACTCCTTCCATTCCATGCAGGAAGGCTGGAAGCGCGAGATCCAAGGCCTCTTCGACGAGCTGCGGGCCAAGGAAAAG GAACTTCTGAGCCGCGAGGAGGAGCTGACCCGCGCGGCGCGTGAGCAGCGGTCACAGGCGGAGCAGCTGCGGCGGCGCGAGCACCTTCTGGCTCAGTGGGAGCTGGAGGTGTTCGAGCGCGAGCTAACGCTGCTACTGCAGCAGGTGGACCGCGAGCGGCCGCACGTCCGCCGCCGCCGCGGCACGTTCAAGCGCAGCAAGCTCCGCGCGCGGGACGGCGGCGAGCGCATCAGCATGCCCCTCG acttcaAACACCGCATCACTGTGCAGGCCTCACCTGGCCTGGACCGGAGGAGAAACGTCTTCGAGGTCGGAGCTGGGGATTCGCCCACCTTCCCCCGGTTCCGGGCGATCCAGT TGGAGCCTGCAGAACCAGGCCAGACATGGGGCCGCCAGTCACCCCGACGTCTGGAGGACTCAAGCAATGGAGAGCGGCGAGCATGCTGGGCCTGGGGTCCCAGTTCCCCCAAGCCTGGGGAAGCCCAGAATGGGAG gagaAGGTCCCGCTTGGACGAAGCCACGTGGTACCTGGATTCAGATGACTCATCCTCCTTGGGATCTCCTTCCACACCCCCAATGCTCAATG GTAACCCCCCGCGGCCGAGCCCGGAGCCCGAGGAGCCTCGGCGCCCAGGCCCGGCGGAGCGCGGCGGCGGCTCCGGGACGCCCAAGCTGATCCAGCGCGCGCTGCTGCGCGGCACCGCCCTGCTCgcctccctgggcctgggccgCGACCTGCAGCCGCCGCCGGGGGGCCCGGGCCGCGAGCGCGGGGGGACCCCGCCGCCAACGCCCCGCGCGCTGCCCGCCACGTCCCCCGCCGAGCCGCCCCCCTCCCAGCTCATCCGCTTCTCCCCCAAGACGCCCGACGGCCGcgcctccccgctgagcccggaCGCCCCCGGCCCGCCCACCCCTGCGCCCCTGCTGCTGGAGCTGGGGGTCCCCGTGGGCCAGCTGTCCGCCAAGAGCCCCCGGCGCAAGGAGGAGAGGCGTG GAAGCACTGTCTCACCCCCACCCGGGATATCACGCTCCGCTCCTGgcaccccaggcaccccacgcTCACCGCCCCTAGGCCTCATCAGCCGACCCCGGCCCTCACCCCTTCGCAGCCGCATCGACCCGTGGAGCTTCGTATCAGCTGGGCCACGGCCTTCGCCTTTGTCCTCGCCACAGCCGGCGCCCCGCCGGGCACCCTGGACCTTGTTCCCAGACTCGGACCCCTTCTGGGACTCTCCACCCACCAACCCCTTCCGGGGGGGCCCTCAGGACTGCAGGGCACAGACCAAAGACATAGGTGCCCAGGCCCCGTGGGCGCCAGAGGCAGGGCCCTGA
- the MAP3K11 gene encoding mitogen-activated protein kinase kinase kinase 11 isoform X3, with the protein MEPLKNLFLKSPLGSWNGSGGGGGGGSGGGWPEGSPKTAAYANPVWTALFDYEPNGQDELALRKGDRVEVLSRDAAISGDEGWWAGQVGGQVGIFPSNYVSRGGGPPPCEVASFQELRLEEVIGIGGFGKVYRGSWRGELVAVKAARQDPDEDISVTAESVRQEARLFAMLAHPNIIALKAVCLEEPNLCLVMEYAAGGPLSRALAGRRVPPHVLVNWAVQIARGMHYLHCEALVPVIHRDLKSNNILLLQPIEGDDMDHKTLKITDFGLAREWHKTTQMSAAGTYAWMAPEVIKASTFSKGSDVWSFGVLLWELLTGEVPYRGIDCLAVAYGVAVNKLTLPIPSTCPEPFAQLMADCWAQDPHRRPDFASILQQLEALEAQVLREMPRDSFHSMQEGWKREIQGLFDELRAKEKELLSREEELTRAAREQRSQAEQLRRREHLLAQWELEVFERELTLLLQQVDRERPHVRRRRGTFKRSKLRARDGGERISMPLDFKHRITVQASPGLDRRRNVFEVGAGDSPTFPRFRAIQLEPAEPGQTWGRQSPRRLEDSSNGERRACWAWGPSSPKPGEAQNGRRRSRLDEATWYLDSDDSSSLGSPSTPPMLNGSTVSPPPGISRSAPGTPGTPRSPPLGLISRPRPSPLRSRIDPWSFVSAGPRPSPLSSPQPAPRRAPWTLFPDSDPFWDSPPTNPFRGGPQDCRAQTKDIGAQAPWAPEAGP; encoded by the exons ATGGAGCCCTTGAAGAACCTCTTTCTCAAGAGCCCGCTGGGGTCATGGAATGGCAGTGgcggtgggggcggtgggggcagCGGCGGAGGCTGGCCAGAGGGGTCCCCGAAGACAGCGGCTTATGCCAACCCGGTGTGGACAGCCCTGTTTGACTACGAGCCCAATGGGCAGGACGAACTGGCCCTGAGGAAGGGCGACCGTGTGGAGGTGCTGTCCCGGGATGCAGCTATCTCAGGCGATGAGGGCTGGTGGGCGGGCCAGGTGGGCGGCCAGGTGGGCATCTTTCCATCCAACTATGTGTCTCGGGGCGGTGGCCCGCCCCCCTGCGAGGTGGCTAGCTTCCAAGAGCTGCGGCTGGAGGAGGTGATCGGCATCGGTGGCTTCGGCAAGGTCTATCGCGGCAGCTGGCGAGGTGAGCTGGTGGCTGTGAAGGCAGCTCGCCAGGACCCTGATGAGGACATCAGTGTGACAGCTGAGAGCGTGCGCCAAGAGGCCCGGCTTTTCGCCATGCTGGCACACCCCAACATCATTGCCCTCAAAGCCGTGTGCCTGGAGGAGCCCAACCTGTGCTTGGTGATGGAGTACGCGGCCGGTGGGCCCCTCAGCCGTGCCCTGGCTGGGCGGCGTGTGCCCCCCCACGTGCTGGTCAACTGGGCTGTGCAAATTGCCCGCGGGATGCATTACCTGCACTGTGAGGCCCTGGTGCCCGTCATCCACCGAGACCTCAAGTCCAACAACA ttctGCTGCTGCAGCCCATTGAAGGCGATGACATGGACCACAAGACCTTGAAGATCACTGACTTCGGCCTGGCCCGCGAGTGGCACAAAACCACACAAATGAGTGCTGCAGGCACCTACGCCTGGATGGCTCCTGAGGTTATCAAGGCCTCCACCTTCTCTAAGGGCAGCGATGTCTGGAG TTTTGGGGTGCTGCTGTGGGAGTTGCTGACTGGGGAGGTGCCCTACCGTGGTATCGACTGCCTTGCTGTAGCCTATGGAGTAGCTGTGAACAAGCTCACGCTGCCCATCCCATCCACCTGCCCTGAGCCCTTCGCACAGCTCATGGCAG ACTGCTGGGCGCAGGACCCCCACCGCAGGCCCGACTTTGCCTCCATCCTGCAGCAGCTGGAGGCGCTAGAGGCGCAAGTCCTGCGGGAAATGCCGCGGGACTCCTTCCATTCCATGCAGGAAGGCTGGAAGCGCGAGATCCAAGGCCTCTTCGACGAGCTGCGGGCCAAGGAAAAG GAACTTCTGAGCCGCGAGGAGGAGCTGACCCGCGCGGCGCGTGAGCAGCGGTCACAGGCGGAGCAGCTGCGGCGGCGCGAGCACCTTCTGGCTCAGTGGGAGCTGGAGGTGTTCGAGCGCGAGCTAACGCTGCTACTGCAGCAGGTGGACCGCGAGCGGCCGCACGTCCGCCGCCGCCGCGGCACGTTCAAGCGCAGCAAGCTCCGCGCGCGGGACGGCGGCGAGCGCATCAGCATGCCCCTCG acttcaAACACCGCATCACTGTGCAGGCCTCACCTGGCCTGGACCGGAGGAGAAACGTCTTCGAGGTCGGAGCTGGGGATTCGCCCACCTTCCCCCGGTTCCGGGCGATCCAGT TGGAGCCTGCAGAACCAGGCCAGACATGGGGCCGCCAGTCACCCCGACGTCTGGAGGACTCAAGCAATGGAGAGCGGCGAGCATGCTGGGCCTGGGGTCCCAGTTCCCCCAAGCCTGGGGAAGCCCAGAATGGGAG gagaAGGTCCCGCTTGGACGAAGCCACGTGGTACCTGGATTCAGATGACTCATCCTCCTTGGGATCTCCTTCCACACCCCCAATGCTCAATG GAAGCACTGTCTCACCCCCACCCGGGATATCACGCTCCGCTCCTGgcaccccaggcaccccacgcTCACCGCCCCTAGGCCTCATCAGCCGACCCCGGCCCTCACCCCTTCGCAGCCGCATCGACCCGTGGAGCTTCGTATCAGCTGGGCCACGGCCTTCGCCTTTGTCCTCGCCACAGCCGGCGCCCCGCCGGGCACCCTGGACCTTGTTCCCAGACTCGGACCCCTTCTGGGACTCTCCACCCACCAACCCCTTCCGGGGGGGCCCTCAGGACTGCAGGGCACAGACCAAAGACATAGGTGCCCAGGCCCCGTGGGCGCCAGAGGCAGGGCCCTGA
- the KCNK7 gene encoding LOW QUALITY PROTEIN: potassium channel subfamily K member 7 (The sequence of the model RefSeq protein was modified relative to this genomic sequence to represent the inferred CDS: inserted 2 bases in 2 codons), whose amino-acid sequence MGALRPCAPFPLLVVAHLLALGIRATVLQALEGPPALELQAKLRAELATFQAEXGACLPPGALEEQLGTALAAQVHGVSSLGNGSEARNWDLPSALLFTASILTTTGYGYMAPLSASGKAFCVLYAALRLPASLALLAAWRRRLLPLLSRPGAWVPSQWQLDXGLLAAATLVQLPALVLRGLRGDCSLLEAVYFCFNSLSTLGLGHLLPGGGRGLHPVLYQLGQLALLGYLLLGLLATLLAVETFSELPQVRALVTFFGSSGPLTAEGQGGILGQDELALSTLPPSAAAPEQAPTC is encoded by the exons ATGGGGGCTCTGAGGCCCTGCGCCCCGTTCCCACTACTGGTTGTGGCCCACCTGCTGGCCCTGGGGATTCGGGCTACTGTGCTTCAGGCCCTGGAGGGGCCTCCAGCACTCGAGCTCCAGGCCAAGCTCAGGGCCGAGCTGGCCACTTTCCAGGCGG TAGGGGCTTGCCTGCCCCCCGGGGCCCTGGAGGAGCAGCTGGGCACCGCTCTGGCAGCCCAGGTACACGGGGTCTCCAGCCTGGGCAATGGCTCAGAGGCCAGGAACTGGGATCTGCCCTCGGCCCTGCTCTTCACTGCCAGCATCCTCACCACCACGG GTTACGGCTACATGGCCCCACTATCGGCATCTGGAAAGGCTTTCTGCGTGCTCTACGCAGCCCTGCGGCTGCCGGCCTCCCTCGCGCTCCTGGCCGCATGGCGCCGCCGCCTGCTGCCCCTGCTCAGCCGCCCAGGTGCCTGGGTCCCCAGCCAGTGGCAGCTGG GGGGCCTGCTAGCGGCTGCGACCCTCGTGCAGCTGCCCGCACTGGTGCTGCGGGGTCTGCGGGGTGACTGCAGCCTGCTGGAGGCCGTCTACTTCTGCTTCAACTCGCTCAGCACCCTGGGCCTGGGGCACCTGCTGCCGGGCGGCGGCCGTGGCCTGCACCCCGTGCTCTACCAGCTTGGCCAGCTGGCGCTTCTCG GTTACTTGCTCCTCGGGCTCCTGGCCACGCTGCTGGCTGTGGAGACCTTCTCAGAGCTGCCACAGGTCCGTGCCCTGGTGACATTCTTTGGGTCCAGTGGCCCGTTGACCGCTGAAGGCCAAGGTGGCATCCTGGGCCAGGATGAACTGGCTCTAAGCACCCTGCCACCCTCGGCTGCAGCCCCAGAACAGGCCCCGACTTGCTGA